In Amphiura filiformis chromosome 2, Afil_fr2py, whole genome shotgun sequence, one DNA window encodes the following:
- the LOC140142902 gene encoding LOW QUALITY PROTEIN: bombesin receptor subtype-3-like (The sequence of the model RefSeq protein was modified relative to this genomic sequence to represent the inferred CDS: deleted 1 base in 1 codon), protein MSEYLIDINARIFKKNIMNPARRPSTQGAQYVYKCLLLQQYYRPLYNGSKLNPFVFFDPLDVLKDICWRSVISTNFVVVFLIIVTFIGLTGNVGLLLVVLRNPVLRSAPNILIINIVVSDLLYISSTAPFYTKHEFGRPCWLMGSVACKFRHYIPMVCQASCIFSLTALSRERYSAIVHGVESRISRSLKRTFWMVAAAWLAGLFVGIPVLFFTKTTHFDIMCLYMPVKSKWAQTYMVFIFAFLYIIPLLFITIHHFCIVKELYHSNVSVLAQNPSAANQIRARKRLAQIVLVITIFFAVFWFPHYAYTLWFMFTRYSKQITENKGLPKVFRHFNYYMALANSLLNPWIVFIMSSVHRNTLMQFVDCLRCAKGKRVKSGVRVEAPSFSRVSTSYSRPVTSTTKM, encoded by the exons atgtcGGAATATTTGATCGATATCAATGCACGCatcttcaagaaaaatataatgaATCCTGCAAGACGCCCAAGCACA CAAGGAGCACAATATGTTTATAAATGCCTCTTACTTCAGCAATATTACCGACCCCTTTACAATGGATCAAAACTCAACCCGTTTGTTTTTTTCGATCCGTTAGATGTTCTCAAAGACATTTGTTGGCGATCTGTGATCAGTACCAATTTTGTGGTTGTGTTTCTTATCATTGTCACTTTCATCGGACTAACTGGCAATGTTGGACTTCTCCTGGTTGTGTTGAGAAATCCTGTACTTCGAAGTGCACCTAATATTCTTATTATCAATATAGTTGTGTCAGATTTGCTATATATCAGCAGCACAGCACCTTTTTATACCAAACATGAATTTGGAAGACCATGCTGGTTAATGGGATCGGTGGCCTGCAAATTTCGTCACTATATACCTATGGTGTGTCAAGCTTCGTGTATATTTTCATTAACTGCTCTAAGCCGTGAACGCTATAGTGCTATAGTGCATGGAGTCGAGTCGAGAATATCAAGGAGTTTGAAGAGAACTTTTTGGATGGTTGCCGCGGCCTGGCTTGCTGGTCTATTCGTCGGGATACCGGTATTGTTTTTCACAAAAACTACACACTTTGATATAATGTGTTTATACATGCCGGTGAAATCTAAATGGGCTCAAACATACATGGTATTTATATTTGCCTTTTTGTATATAATTCCATTATTATTTATTACAATTCATCACTTTTGCATTGTTAAGGAATTATATCATAGCAACGTTTCCGTTCTCGCTCAGAACCCATCTGCTGCGAATCAAATTCGCGCACGTAAACGATTAGCACAAATAGTTTTAGTTATTACGATATTCTTCGCCGTTTTCTGGTTTCCTCATTACGCTTATACTCTATGGTTTATGTTTACAAGATATTCAAAACAAATAACTGAAAATAAAGGACTGCCAAAGGTATTCCGCCACTTTAACTACTATATGGCGCTAGCCAATTCATTA CTGAACCCTTGGATTGTGTTTATAATGTCATCTGTACATAGAAACACTCTAATGCAATTTGTGGATTGTTTACGCTGTGCAAAAggtaaacgtgtaaaaagtggtgTTCGTGTTGAAGCGCCATCATTTTCCCGTGTATCTACGTCTTACTCACGTCCTGTAACTAGCACAACAAAAATGTGA